One genomic window of Helicobacter canis includes the following:
- a CDS encoding purine-nucleoside phosphorylase: protein MIVCAGRNEIIAYATPIGVGLVEASMGLMRICLQEYIESLVFVGSAGSYSYELPLLSLCISTRATQIESSFVSGDSYTPLDNCIENNVSQETFRAKYRYLRDVVVNSSNYITTDSRICAAMCGAGIMLENMEFFAILRVAQEFNIPAYGVFCITNYCDANAQKDFMANHTLAKKALENFIQVQKL from the coding sequence ATGATAGTGTGTGCTGGTAGGAATGAAATCATTGCTTATGCTACGCCTATTGGTGTGGGATTGGTGGAGGCAAGTATGGGGCTTATGAGAATCTGCTTGCAAGAGTATATAGAGAGTTTAGTATTTGTCGGCTCTGCGGGGTCGTATTCTTATGAGCTACCATTGTTGTCTTTATGTATAAGCACTCGTGCCACACAGATAGAATCCAGTTTTGTCTCTGGGGATAGTTATACGCCGCTAGATAATTGTATAGAAAACAATGTTTCACAAGAAACATTTAGGGCAAAATATCGCTACTTGCGCGATGTCGTGGTAAATTCTTCTAACTATATTACGACAGATTCTAGGATTTGTGCTGCGATGTGTGGAGCTGGCATTATGCTAGAAAATATGGAATTTTTCGCGATTTTGCGTGTGGCACAGGAGTTTAATATCCCCGCTTATGGGGTATTTTGTATCACAAACTATTGCGATGCAAATGCACAAAAGGATTTTATGGCTAATCACACCTTGGCTAAAAAAGCGTTAGAAAACTTCATACAAGTGCAAAAATTATGA
- a CDS encoding epoxyqueuosine reductase QueH, whose amino-acid sequence MLVHICCSVDSHYFLSELKKAYPQESFVGFFYNPNIHPKAEHDLRLSDVRRSCDMLKIPLIEGDYELEKWLSSVKGQEDEPEKGARCSTCFDVRLEKSAQIAKDLGERTFTTTLLSSPMKEQEILYQQGDIIAQGYGLDFVKINVRKDGGVQKQNELAKRDNLYRQNYCGCQFALSKQRVKQDRLSLEMISEIGGRALPGSIEDRQKSFALRNTLESNDKNYLLIQRKQRVWRLLQGRVFYNDCVPYSYILVHSESRHIKNTIINWVNVSLEFLLEQITPNHHQYLANTLQIPAQSVRLGFSKKDDSVFLCLKDFVMMCGEQYRSVLELVYNPIAYDVELMIRALLCGSESVNPIIIVDEEIQNTNIDIKAVFQEEKLFTPIPLS is encoded by the coding sequence ATGCTAGTGCATATTTGTTGCTCTGTGGATAGTCATTATTTTTTGAGTGAGTTGAAAAAGGCTTATCCGCAAGAGAGCTTTGTCGGGTTTTTTTACAATCCAAACATCCACCCAAAAGCCGAACACGATCTTCGCTTAAGTGATGTGCGCAGAAGCTGCGATATGTTAAAAATCCCGCTTATTGAAGGTGATTATGAGCTAGAAAAATGGCTATCATCAGTAAAGGGGCAAGAAGATGAGCCAGAAAAAGGGGCTAGATGTAGCACCTGCTTTGATGTGCGTTTAGAGAAAAGTGCGCAGATTGCTAAGGATCTTGGAGAGAGGACTTTCACTACCACGCTGCTATCAAGCCCTATGAAAGAGCAGGAGATTCTCTATCAGCAGGGCGATATAATTGCTCAAGGCTATGGCTTAGATTTTGTCAAAATCAATGTCCGTAAAGATGGTGGTGTGCAGAAGCAAAATGAGCTTGCCAAGCGAGACAATCTCTATCGCCAAAATTATTGTGGCTGTCAATTTGCATTATCCAAGCAGCGTGTCAAGCAAGATCGATTGAGCTTAGAGATGATCAGTGAGATCGGTGGCAGAGCACTGCCCGGAAGCATAGAAGATCGACAAAAGTCTTTTGCCTTAAGAAACACACTAGAATCTAATGATAAAAATTACCTACTCATACAAAGAAAGCAACGCGTGTGGCGACTTCTACAAGGAAGAGTATTTTATAATGATTGTGTGCCGTATAGTTATATCCTAGTGCATTCAGAATCTAGACATATTAAAAACACCATCATCAATTGGGTAAATGTATCGCTAGAATTTTTACTAGAGCAAATTACACCAAACCACCATCAATATCTAGCCAATACACTGCAGATCCCAGCACAAAGCGTGCGATTGGGATTTTCTAAAAAAGACGATAGCGTGTTTTTGTGTTTGAAAGATTTTGTGATGATGTGTGGTGAGCAGTATCGCAGTGTCCTTGAGCTAGTGTATAATCCTATCGCATACGATGTAGAGCTTATGATCCGCGCACTACTTTGTGGTAGTGAAAGTGTCAATCCCATTATCATTGTCGATGAAGAAATCCAAAATACAAACATAGATATTAAAGCAGTTTTTCAAGAAGAGAAGCTCTTTACACCGATACCTTTATCATAA
- a CDS encoding ribonuclease J — MNEPNNKPNPHNTQDSTQPKRRFFNNRFKRDQNREPHNREQQSHQKNQGEQQRRQWPNRNRQENQGGAREVQGASERGNLAFHKDLKKGVETNTRIQKNSLNPHNKLNLNTKASVRITPLGGLGEIGGNMMVMETEKSAIIIDVGMSFPEENMHGVDILIPDFTYLHTIKDKIAGIIITHAHEDHIGAVPYLFKELQFPLYGTPLALGMIGAKFDEHGLKKFRPMLKVIQKREPVQIGEFEIEWIHITHSIIDSSALAIKTEAGIIFHTGDFKIDHTPIDNLPTDLHRLAHYGEQGVMLLLSDSTNSHKSGCTQSEAVVGPTFDSLFKSAQGRVIMSTFSSNIHRVYQAITYGIKYGRKVCVIGRSMEKNIDIARELGYIDLPNSIFIEAHEVEKYPENEILIVTTGSQGETMSALYRMATDEHRHVKIKSSDLIILSAKAIPGNEGSVSAVLNFLMKAGASVAYQDFSEIHVSGHAAQEEQKLMLRLIKPKFFLPVHGEYNHVAKHKDTAIKCGVLEKNILLMEDGDQIEVNPSYMRKVGNVKSGKVFIDNQACKEVDSSTIKDRQDLADAGLVSMVAFITQSEQKIRSLEIEMIGIANEKEQNELQKELQGALEMSIRTIKPEVLNNKKLLEGEIRNLTRKLLFKKLKKYPAILLHIFTA; from the coding sequence ATGAATGAGCCAAACAACAAACCAAATCCACACAACACACAAGATAGCACCCAGCCAAAAAGGCGGTTTTTCAACAATCGCTTTAAAAGGGATCAAAACAGAGAGCCGCACAATCGCGAGCAGCAATCTCACCAAAAAAACCAAGGCGAGCAGCAAAGACGCCAGTGGCCCAATCGCAACCGCCAAGAGAACCAAGGCGGAGCAAGAGAAGTGCAAGGAGCGAGCGAGCGGGGGAATCTGGCATTCCACAAGGATTTGAAAAAAGGTGTAGAGACAAACACTAGAATCCAAAAAAACAGCCTAAACCCTCACAACAAGCTCAATCTCAACACAAAAGCCAGCGTGCGTATCACGCCGCTTGGTGGGCTAGGAGAAATCGGCGGCAATATGATGGTAATGGAGACAGAAAAATCTGCCATCATCATCGATGTGGGTATGAGCTTCCCAGAAGAAAATATGCACGGCGTGGATATTTTGATCCCAGATTTTACTTATCTCCACACCATAAAGGACAAAATCGCAGGTATTATCATCACCCACGCACACGAAGATCACATCGGCGCAGTGCCATATCTTTTCAAAGAGTTGCAGTTCCCTCTCTATGGCACCCCTCTAGCACTTGGAATGATAGGGGCGAAATTTGACGAACACGGACTAAAGAAATTCCGCCCTATGCTAAAGGTCATTCAAAAGCGTGAGCCTGTGCAAATCGGGGAATTTGAAATAGAGTGGATACATATCACACACTCTATCATCGACTCTTCCGCGCTTGCGATTAAGACAGAGGCTGGCATTATCTTCCACACGGGCGATTTCAAAATCGATCACACTCCCATTGACAATCTCCCCACCGATTTGCACCGCCTAGCGCATTATGGAGAGCAGGGAGTTATGCTGCTGCTTAGTGATTCTACAAACTCACACAAAAGCGGCTGCACGCAGAGTGAAGCAGTTGTAGGACCGACATTTGACTCACTTTTCAAAAGTGCGCAAGGACGCGTGATAATGAGCACTTTTAGCTCCAATATCCACCGCGTGTATCAAGCGATCACCTATGGGATCAAATATGGGCGCAAAGTCTGTGTGATCGGTCGCTCGATGGAAAAAAACATCGACATAGCACGAGAGCTTGGCTATATCGATTTACCAAACTCCATTTTCATCGAAGCACACGAAGTAGAAAAATACCCTGAAAATGAGATCTTAATCGTTACCACAGGCTCACAAGGCGAGACGATGAGCGCGCTCTATCGTATGGCGACAGATGAGCATAGACATGTCAAAATCAAATCTAGCGATCTCATCATACTCTCTGCCAAAGCCATCCCGGGCAATGAAGGCTCTGTATCAGCCGTGCTAAATTTCTTGATGAAAGCAGGGGCAAGTGTAGCCTACCAAGACTTTAGCGAAATCCATGTAAGCGGGCACGCCGCCCAAGAGGAGCAAAAGCTTATGCTACGACTCATCAAGCCCAAATTTTTCCTCCCGGTTCACGGAGAGTATAATCATGTCGCCAAGCACAAAGATACTGCCATTAAATGCGGTGTGCTAGAGAAAAATATCTTGCTTATGGAAGATGGCGATCAAATCGAAGTCAATCCAAGCTATATGCGCAAAGTCGGCAATGTCAAATCAGGCAAAGTTTTCATCGATAATCAAGCCTGTAAAGAAGTGGATTCTAGCACGATCAAAGATCGCCAAGATCTAGCAGACGCTGGGCTTGTGAGTATGGTCGCTTTCATCACACAAAGCGAGCAGAAAATCCGCTCCCTAGAAATAGAGATGATAGGCATAGCCAATGAAAAAGAGCAAAATGAGCTACAAAAAGAGCTGCAAGGCGCGCTTGAAATGTCTATCCGCACGATAAAGCCAGAAGTGCTTAATAACAAAAAGCTGCTAGAAGGGGAGATACGAAATCTCACAAGAAAGCTGCTCTTTAAAAAGCTCAAAAAATATCCTGCGATTTTGCTCCATATCTTTACCGCATAA
- a CDS encoding DUF2443 family protein yields the protein MFEKINEIIIRIEEIRDEIQILLGMGKISFVDYIMIKRGSMDMPEELKMAVLEQINEQVDALKEQIDKLNKIKREMLVF from the coding sequence ATGTTTGAAAAAATCAATGAAATAATCATTAGAATCGAAGAAATCCGCGATGAAATCCAAATCCTACTTGGTATGGGGAAAATTAGCTTTGTGGATTACATAATGATCAAACGCGGCTCTATGGATATGCCAGAAGAGCTAAAAATGGCGGTGCTAGAGCAGATCAACGAGCAAGTTGATGCACTAAAGGAGCAAATTGATAAGCTTAATAAAATCAAGCGCGAAATGCTAGTGTTTTAA
- the rsmA gene encoding 16S rRNA (adenine(1518)-N(6)/adenine(1519)-N(6))-dimethyltransferase RsmA — MRAKKRFGQNFLKDPFILDQIVQVSAELLQDQKLIEIGVGLGDLSERLLSIASLTTYEIDADLCSFVLQKFSSRSFANTFSLVNCDVLSISLGIDSNLNLPKKTDAKQALHTMSDDSNSRVESKKGWLANEPYILVSNLPYNIATRIVLNLLHDPLCEGFVVMTQKEVALKFCADTLSSDFCALSVIAQSAGEMALLFDVSKESFDPMPKVTSSVFRHKKFTNFTHIESGFESMLKMAFSSPRKKLFNNLLPFFKQYEQENLLDKIFAQESIDQSARPHQISTQKYHHIYNTLKDYL, encoded by the coding sequence ATGCGAGCGAAAAAGCGTTTTGGGCAAAATTTTTTAAAAGATCCTTTTATCCTTGATCAAATTGTCCAAGTGAGTGCCGAGCTACTACAAGATCAAAAACTTATAGAAATCGGTGTTGGCTTGGGTGATTTATCAGAGCGGCTTTTATCTATTGCAAGTCTTACGACTTATGAGATTGATGCCGATCTGTGTTCTTTTGTTTTGCAGAAATTTTCATCACGCAGTTTTGCTAACACTTTTTCCCTAGTGAATTGTGATGTGCTATCTATATCTCTTGGTATAGATTCTAATCTCAATCTACCGAAGAAAACAGATGCGAAACAAGCTTTACACACAATGAGTGATGATAGCAATAGTAGAGTAGAATCCAAAAAAGGATGGCTTGCTAATGAGCCTTATATCCTTGTCTCTAATCTCCCTTATAATATCGCCACTCGCATCGTGCTAAATCTCTTGCACGATCCATTGTGTGAGGGCTTTGTAGTGATGACACAAAAAGAGGTCGCCTTGAAATTCTGCGCAGATACCTTATCAAGTGATTTTTGCGCGCTAAGTGTGATTGCACAAAGCGCAGGAGAAATGGCACTGCTTTTTGATGTGAGTAAAGAGAGCTTTGATCCTATGCCTAAAGTAACTTCATCAGTATTTAGACATAAAAAATTTACAAACTTTACCCACATTGAAAGCGGCTTTGAATCTATGTTAAAAATGGCATTTAGCTCCCCGAGAAAAAAGCTATTTAATAATCTCTTGCCATTTTTTAAACAATATGAGCAGGAGAATTTACTAGATAAAATCTTCGCACAAGAATCCATTGACCAAAGCGCAAGACCTCATCAAATCAGCACACAAAAGTATCACCACATCTACAACACACTAAAGGACTACCTATGA
- a CDS encoding KpsF/GutQ family sugar-phosphate isomerase, whose amino-acid sequence MSHTQELVESKLDSTRYAQIARGVLLLEAKELQNTAQKCAQIAWDSIIESIIKATNKGGKLIVCGVGKSGHIGSKIAATLASTGTPSFFLHPTEALHGDLGMIGANDIILAISYSGESSEILAIMPHFKRLASGIITMSKAPDSALSRLGDYFLPIAIEQEACPIQAAPMSSTTLTLAMGDALAACLIQARNFSKYDFGALHPGGSLGKELFVKIADLMQRDNLPIISPQTPLKDAIITMTQKRLGSALIAEDNTLIAVLSDGDLRRAMMRDDFDINARAITYATPNPKTCQNPNLLAKEALKIIEANKIQLLVITDDKKWILGVLHIHTLLSEGITS is encoded by the coding sequence ATGAGCCACACACAAGAGCTAGTAGAATCTAAACTAGATTCTACTAGATACGCACAAATCGCACGCGGAGTCTTACTCCTAGAAGCAAAAGAGCTGCAAAACACCGCCCAAAAATGTGCGCAGATTGCTTGGGACTCAATTATAGAATCCATCATCAAAGCCACGAATAAAGGCGGCAAGCTCATCGTCTGTGGCGTGGGGAAGAGTGGGCATATCGGCAGCAAAATCGCCGCTACACTTGCTAGCACAGGCACGCCAAGCTTCTTTCTCCACCCCACCGAAGCCTTGCACGGCGATCTTGGAATGATAGGAGCAAATGACATAATCCTAGCGATAAGTTATAGCGGAGAGAGTAGTGAGATTTTAGCGATTATGCCGCATTTCAAACGCCTTGCAAGCGGTATTATCACTATGAGCAAAGCCCCAGATTCTGCACTAAGCAGGCTTGGGGATTATTTCTTACCTATTGCCATAGAGCAAGAAGCCTGCCCCATACAAGCTGCCCCGATGAGCTCCACCACTCTTACCCTAGCTATGGGCGATGCGCTAGCAGCCTGTCTCATACAAGCAAGGAATTTTAGCAAATACGACTTCGGCGCGTTACATCCGGGCGGAAGCTTGGGGAAAGAACTCTTTGTCAAAATCGCCGATCTTATGCAGAGAGACAATCTCCCCATAATCTCCCCACAAACACCGCTAAAAGATGCCATCATCACAATGACACAAAAACGGCTTGGAAGCGCACTCATCGCCGAAGACAACACACTTATAGCAGTGCTAAGCGATGGAGATTTACGGCGTGCTATGATGAGAGATGATTTTGACATCAACGCTAGAGCGATCACCTATGCCACGCCAAATCCAAAAACCTGCCAGAATCCCAATCTCCTAGCCAAAGAAGCCCTAAAAATCATAGAAGCAAACAAAATCCAGCTGCTTGTCATCACAGATGATAAAAAGTGGATTCTAGGGGTTTTGCATATCCACACTCTTCTTAGCGAGGGTATCACATCATAA
- the hisF gene encoding imidazole glycerol phosphate synthase subunit HisF — MANHLAKRIIPCLDIKDGQVVKGVNFIGLQNIGDPVSLARFYNDSLADELVILDITASFEHRQIIVELIREIAKEVYIPLTIGGGVKTLNDMYMLLDSGADKISINSAAIADPSLIEQAAKRFGSQCVVVAIDVRLSDLGYEVYVKGGRERTGILLDEWVKVCEEKGAGEFLLTSMDTDGTKNGYDIGALQMMRRSTSLPIIASGGAGKVEHLEEIFSLDVADAALAASIFHNNEISIIDVKHYLDDRGISVRL; from the coding sequence ATGGCAAATCATCTTGCAAAGAGAATTATTCCCTGTCTGGATATAAAAGATGGGCAAGTGGTGAAAGGGGTGAATTTCATCGGCTTACAAAATATCGGCGATCCTGTTTCACTAGCAAGATTCTACAATGACTCTTTAGCCGATGAGCTTGTGATTTTAGACATTACAGCATCATTTGAGCATCGTCAAATTATCGTTGAGCTTATTCGTGAAATTGCTAAAGAAGTGTATATACCTTTGACAATTGGGGGTGGGGTTAAAACTTTGAATGATATGTATATGCTTTTGGATTCTGGAGCGGATAAAATTAGTATCAATTCTGCTGCAATTGCTGATCCAAGCTTGATTGAACAAGCGGCGAAAAGATTTGGCTCACAATGTGTAGTTGTGGCGATTGATGTGCGTTTGAGTGATTTGGGATATGAAGTGTATGTCAAGGGAGGGAGAGAGCGCACGGGGATATTGCTTGATGAGTGGGTAAAGGTTTGTGAAGAAAAAGGTGCTGGAGAATTTCTACTAACAAGTATGGATACGGATGGCACGAAAAATGGCTATGATATAGGTGCGTTGCAGATGATGAGAAGATCTACAAGCTTGCCTATAATCGCTTCTGGTGGGGCAGGTAAAGTGGAGCATTTGGAAGAGATTTTTTCTCTTGATGTAGCAGATGCGGCATTGGCAGCGAGTATTTTTCATAATAATGAAATCAGTATCATAGATGTCAAACATTATCTTGATGATCGTGGTATATCGGTGCGCTTGTAG
- the rlmN gene encoding 23S rRNA (adenine(2503)-C(2))-methyltransferase RlmN: MDSSVLKLDTSKQNIYSLSLTELQEVCKKPYQAKQIYHWLYVRYEKDFAKMSNLPKDFRERLQLEYSAQNLELLTQEVSQDGTRKYLFQTRDNHTFESVCIKMRDKKLDENSKIIEGEKYTFCISSQIGCKVGCAFCSTAKGGFVRDLTSGEIVEQVLNLKKYNNLAPEKRVNIVYMGMGEPLNNFDNLIHAIKILSTLDGLSISPKRQTISTSGISPRIHDLGKQNLGVQLAISLHAVDDTLRSKLIPMNKTYNIQSVIDAVRAFPIDTRKRVMFEYLVIKDVNDDIVSAKKLLKLLNGIKAKVNLILFNPHSGTKFQRPEESKVRVFADFLTNKGLLTTIRESKGIDISAACGQLREKTRSRQGQGQNVSYETQII; the protein is encoded by the coding sequence GTGGATTCTAGTGTGTTGAAGCTCGATACATCAAAACAAAATATTTACAGCCTTTCACTTACGGAGCTGCAAGAAGTTTGCAAGAAACCTTATCAGGCAAAGCAAATATATCATTGGCTTTATGTTCGTTATGAAAAGGACTTTGCTAAGATGAGTAATCTTCCCAAAGATTTTAGAGAGAGATTGCAGCTAGAATATAGTGCGCAAAATTTAGAGCTACTTACGCAAGAAGTGAGCCAAGATGGCACGAGAAAATATCTTTTCCAAACTCGAGATAACCATACCTTTGAGAGTGTGTGTATAAAAATGCGCGATAAAAAGCTCGATGAAAATAGCAAGATTATCGAGGGGGAGAAATACACATTTTGTATCTCTAGTCAAATCGGCTGTAAGGTGGGCTGTGCTTTTTGCTCCACAGCAAAGGGCGGATTTGTGCGAGATTTGACAAGTGGGGAGATAGTCGAGCAGGTGCTAAATCTTAAAAAGTATAATAATCTCGCCCCAGAAAAGCGTGTGAATATCGTCTATATGGGTATGGGCGAGCCACTAAATAATTTTGATAATCTCATACACGCGATCAAAATTCTCTCTACACTTGATGGTCTCTCTATCTCGCCAAAGCGACAGACAATCTCTACGAGCGGCATTAGCCCTAGAATCCACGATCTAGGCAAGCAGAATCTAGGCGTCCAGCTTGCCATATCGCTCCACGCCGTGGATGATACTCTGCGCTCAAAGCTTATTCCTATGAATAAAACTTACAATATCCAAAGTGTCATTGATGCGGTGCGTGCCTTTCCTATCGATACACGCAAGCGTGTGATGTTTGAATATCTCGTGATAAAAGATGTGAATGATGACATCGTAAGCGCGAAAAAGCTATTAAAACTTCTTAATGGGATAAAGGCTAAGGTGAATTTGATTTTGTTTAATCCACATAGTGGGACGAAATTCCAGCGACCAGAAGAGAGCAAGGTTAGAGTCTTTGCCGATTTTCTTACAAACAAGGGATTGCTCACTACGATACGAGAATCCAAAGGCATTGATATTTCTGCTGCGTGCGGACAGCTACGAGAAAAGACAAGGTCAAGGCAGGGACAAGGGCAGAATGTTTCATATGAAACACAAATCATATAA